The following are from one region of the Andrena cerasifolii isolate SP2316 chromosome 1, iyAndCera1_principal, whole genome shotgun sequence genome:
- the LOC143374749 gene encoding uncharacterized protein LOC143374749: protein MISQTSEDLTTATPPGPGKPPKQSPKPRKVAARTFDFLWRGDSRRGSALKTEEGQQRREDLVEVRIVDCKAKNALPSKTSFNFFKNIKRHMQARKLAICKPKQKVNETQASSPQDDTNCDSLVLQDDGPTISMEEADSSESRCDGIVDTSVYLSNNETSASTETCSQSEWVSESQNEWLENCSNSESNVGTINSENVNEVQTDSNSEHVPITYQSCSNNEEQQSNHNSMVENEGTEHRIGNSQENTEAYETINNENKVKASLTEELLKLSNYGWYWGPISGSEADAKLISEPDGAFLVRDSSDDRYLLTLSFKSSGKLLHARMEHSRGLFSLCNQSESEVFSSVADLIDFSMNFSQSAVFCYSRPRYPGQPAFPVRLTKPVSRFTQVRSLQYLCRFVIRQNTRVDNIHKLPLPTTIKGYIEEAHY from the exons ATGATAAGTCAGACGTCGGAGGACCTGACCACCGCTACACCCCCCGGTCCAGGGAAACCGCCGAAGCAGAGCCCGAAACCGCGCAAAGTGGCTGCCAGAACCTTCGATTTCCTTTGGAGGGGCGACTCGCGACGTGGGAGCGCGCTAAAAACAGAGGAGGGCCAACAAAGACGAGAGGACTTGGTGGAAGTCAGGATCGTCGACTGCAAAGCCAAGAATGCTCTGCCCAGCAAGACATCGTTCAATTTCTTTAAGAACATTAAAAGGCACATGCAAGCCAGGAAGCTAGCGATATGCAAACCGAAGCAAAAA GTGAACGAGACTCAAGCTTCCAGCCCGCAGGATGATACGAACTGTGATTCATTGGTGCTTCAAGACGACGGACCTACAATTTCCATGGAAGAGGCCGATTCGTCAGAATCGAGGTGCGACGGTATTGTCGACACTTCTGTCTATTTGAGTAACAACGAGACCTCAGCTTCCACGGAGACGTGTTCGCAAAGCGAATGGGTTTCGGAGAGCCAGAACGAATGGTTAGAGAATTGTTCTAACTCTGAAAGCAATGTGGGAACAATTAATTCAGAGAATGTTAACGAGGTTCAAACGGACAGTAATAGCGAACATGTTCCTATCACGTATCAGTCGTGCTCCAACAACGAAGAGCAGCAATCGAATCATAATTCTATGGTAGAAAATGAAGGAACGGAGCATCGGATTGGAAATAGTCAGGAAAATACGGAAGCTTATGAAACGATAAACAATGAAAACAAAGTGAAGGCAAGCCTTACAGAGGAGCTGCTTAAGCTAAGCAATTATGGATGGTATTGGGGACCGATTTCGGGAAGCGAAGCTGATGCCAAACTGATATCGGAACCTGATGGCGCGTTCTTGGTCAGGGACTCTTCGGACGATAG GTATCTCCTGACGCTTAGTTTCAAATCGTCTGGCAAGCTACTCCATGCTCGCATGGAGCACAGTCGTGGTTTATTCTCTCTGTGCAACCAAAGTGAAAGCGAAGTGTTCAGCTCAGTAGCCGATCTAATCGACTTCTCGATGAATTTCAGCCAGTCAGCTGTGTTTTGTTATTCACGACCCAGGTATCCAGGTCAGCCAGCTTTCCCAGTCAGACTAACCAAGCCAGTAAGCAGGTTCACTCAAGTCCGCAGTTTGCAATACCTCTGCCGTTTTGTCATTCGTCAGAATACTAGAGTGGACAATATTCATAAACTGCCTTTACCGACGACTATCAAAGGATACATAGAGGAAGCGCATTATTAA
- the Coq9 gene encoding ubiquinone biosynthesis protein COQ9, mitochondrial: MAMSSVLLMRKGLSVNGIRSLWTCRALYADQTENFSTQQSTQEQSKESDDEYERNIKAKILTASLKFVHDLGWSQQAISAGAESIGYPGVIHGLFPNRGADLVQYFYLSCNNKLNKILKEEAGIVQEGPTKEKKTMESQVYNAVETRLRMVIPYKKTWPQALALMTLPPNVPKSLANLLTLVDDICYYAGDRSVDINWYTRRVVLAGIYKTTELYMLQDTSEDHKHTWKFLERRIKDTTQIHALLSATSDMPLPEQALNRATEAASAAFTTARNILGLNWNR; the protein is encoded by the exons ATGGCTATGTCTAGCGTATTATTGATGCGAAAGGGCCTTTCGGTGAACG GTATTAGAAGTTTGTGGACTTGTAGGGCATTGTACGCCGATCAAACCGAAAATTTTAGCACACAGCAATCGACTCAGGAGCAGAGTAAGGAGAGCGACGATGAGTACGAAAGAAATATTAAGGCAAAGATTCTTACCGCGTCTTTGAAGTTTGTTCATGATCTGGGATGGAGCCAGCAAGCCATCAGTGCTg GTGCCGAATCAATTGGATACCCTGGCGTGATTCACGGACTATTCCCCAATCGGGGAGCGGATTTGGTTCAGTACTTCTACTTGAGTTGTAACAATAAGTTAAATAAGATCCTTAAGGAAGAAGCTGGTATTGTTCAAGAGGGTCCTACTAAAGAGAAGAAGACGATGGAGTCACAAGTATACAATGCTGTGGAGACAAGGCTCCGAATGGTGATCCCGTACAAGAAGACGTGGCCTCAAGCGTTAGCCCTCATGACGCTTCCACCGAACGTACCAAAGTCGCTAGCCAATTTGCTGACTTTGGTAGACGATATTTGCTATTACGCTGGTGACAGATCGGTCGAT ATTAACTGGTACACTAGAAGAGTAGTGTTAGCAGGCATTTACAAAACGACAGAGCTATACATGCTACAAGATACCAGCGAAGATCATAAACACACGTGGAAGTTCTTGGAGAGGCGAATAAAAGATACGACGCAAATTCATGCGCTCCTTTCAGCAACTTCCGACATGCCCTTACCGGAACAAGCTTTGAACCGCGCTACTGAAGCAGCTAGTGCAGCTTTCACTACG GCACGTAATATACTTGGATTGAACTGGAATAGGTAA
- the LOC143374737 gene encoding glomulin, with translation MSQVQQNSKSFMNTLADYLTENKFKEALDLFEGDNYDNIIEESSWDIVQIASSYLTHENVDRNEEVVECCTAVLGAIAEKCSPAETILAFLEQIEGPEDDVKFCRILKVLGKSLSRLPDKTKAIEWCVSTIRSYVESLVVPENESQEIATVATNKIRNVYVIIISFLEPLIDEAALENDILKSNAILRDYLLSILIFLMGKPLCHLQEQQLESDLKQPLPERIIMLVSQVTGDMLWFLNVIEERSRKSNSRKKATDEESSNLKVTLFELNENIPDLAYANFYFYVITKVDFWEKVPQVYEPQYIFHACTYLIIKLLQERKNVVVEKGLVLMDHLLGRVTRCSLTSELLQLNVYSELFNVLIKVMVHCDSDKERKKALSMFQDYIDVFDMQARYFIVLRLYQISEHSGLLSLTTGVFKASIMECLQATPPVPHFLGNNFRCLLKLACKLPHGSASDVVELSDEIITSLNLLRFLFLRDKHNQTEIWNLVDGLENDYLKPLREGINLCRAHWKVKMNDLEEQKKTQKISDNIELEKRDAEVALTVGGEKLPAMPVAEKIAFCQQAVNGLDVMESILIRVNECIASNPFKQHNAIVLE, from the coding sequence ATGTCGCAAGTTCAGCAAAACTCGAAAAGCTTTATGAATACACTGGCTGATTACTTGACAGAAAACAAGTTCAAGGAAGCCTTAGATCTGTTCGAGGGAGATAATTATGATAATATCATTGAAGAGTCCTCGTGGGACATTGTGCAGATTGCATCGTCTTATCTCACCCACGAAAATGTAGATCGGAACGAAGAGGTAGTCGAATGTTGTACAGCGGTGTTGGGCGCCATCGCTGAGAAATGTAGTCCCGCGGAGACGATACTAGCATTTCTCGAGCAAATAGAAGGCCCGGAGGACGACGTGAAGTTTTGTAGAATTTTGAAGGTACTCGGTAAGAGCCTTTCTAGACTACCTGACAAAACAAAGGCGATAGAATGGTGCGTCAGTACGATAAGGTCTTACGTTGAAAGTCTGGTAGTACCGGAGAACGAATCCCAAGAGATCGCAACTGTTGCTACGAATAAGATTCGAAATGTTTACGTCATAATTATATCGTTTCTGGAGCCATTGATAGACGAAGCTGCATTGGAGAATGATATTTTAAAAAGCAATGCCATTTTAAGAGATTACCTTTTAAGCATTCTAATTTTCTTAATGGGAAAACCACTTTGCCATCTCCAAGAACAACAATTAGAATCAGATTTAAAGCAGCCCCTCCCTGAAAGAATTATAATGCTCGTGAGTCAAGTTACCGGAGATATGCTTTGGTTTTTAAACGTCATAGAAGAAAGAAGTAGAAAGAGTAATTCTAGAAAGAAGGCCACGGACGAAGAGAGTAGCAATCTCAAAGTAACTCTGTTCGAGTTGAACGAGAACATACCAGACTTGGCGTACGCTAACTTCTATTTCTATGTTATAACGAAAGTGGATTTCTGGGAGAAAGTTCCGCAGGTGTACGAGCCCCAATATATTTTCCACGCATGTACATATCTGATTATTAAACTGCTTCAAGAGCGAAAGAACGTTGTGGTCGAGAAAGGCTTGGTTCTTATGGATCACCTTTTAGGAAGAGTAACGAGATGCTCTCTGACGTCAGAATTACTGCAGCTGAATGTTTACTCAGAATTATTCAATGTACTTATAAAAGTGATGGTTCACTGCGATAGCGATAAAGAGCGTAAGAAAGCTTTGAGCATGTTTCAAGACTACATAGACGTGTTCGATATGCAGGCTAGATATTTCATTGTTTTACGTTTGTATCAAATTAGCGAGCATTCGGGTTTACTTAGCTTAACTACCGGGGTGTTCAAAGCCTCTATTATGGAATGCCTGCAAGCGACGCCTCCTGTTCCCCACTTTCTTGGTAACAATTTCAGATGCTTGTTGAAATTGGCTTGCAAGCTACCACACGGCAGTGCGTCAGACGTAGTGGAATTATCCGACGAGATAATTACTAGCTTGAACCTGTTAAGATTTCTATTTCTCAGGGACAAGCACAATCAAACTGAAATTTGGAATCTAGTAGACGGACTTGAGAATGATTATCTAAAGCCGTTGAGAGAGGGAATAAATTTGTGCAGAGCGCACTGGAAAGTGAAGATGAACGATTTAGAAGAGCAAAAGAAAACTCAGAAGATAAGCGATAATATAGAATTAGAAAAGAGGGACGCTGAAGTAGCGTTAACCGTGGGCGGAGAAAAATTGCCGGCAATGCCAGTTGCAGAAAAGATTGCATTTTGTCAGCAGGCAGTGAATGGACTCGACGTGATGGAAAGCATTTTGATTAGAGTTAATGAATGTATCGCCAGCAATCCTTTTAAGCAACATAATGCCATAGTTTTGGAATAA
- the Nf-yb gene encoding nuclear factor Y-box B → MENSGESGDDGGPLGPTAFLGGSGVATSYISVQSDEMDDDPDNTDDSNHGASDPLQGAGGGSGPGPLREQDRFLPIANVAKIMKRAIPEAGKIAKDARECVQECVSEFISFITSEASDRCHMEKRKTINGEDILFAMTTLGFDNYVEPLKVYLQKYREATKGDNPPGSGATAGNGKTEPQGAIYEDQLFAIAATASSAAASDTPVIYSYTSTDQMQFQLS, encoded by the exons ATGGAAAATAGTGGCGAGAGTGGCGATGACGGAGGACCTTTAGGCCCGACTGCGTTCCTCGGTGGAAGCGGCGTTGCAACATCATACATCAGCGTACAATCAGACGAAATGGACG ACGATCCTGACAACACAGACGACTCCAACCACGGGGCGAGCGACCCACTGCAAGGCGCCGGGGGTGGCAGCGGACCTGGGCCACTGCGGGAGCAGGACCGATTCCTTCCAATAGCGAACGTCGCCAAGATCATGAAGAGAGCTATACCAGAGGCGGGGAAGATAGCTAAAGATGCGCGCGAGTGTGTTCAAGAATGTGTATCTGAATTCATATCGTTTATTACGTCCGAGGCTAGTGACCGGTGTCACATGGAGAAACGCAAGACTATTAACGGTGAAGACATTCTATTCGCCATGACTACGCTCGGCTTCGACAATTACGTGGAGCCACTGAAGGTGTATCTACAGAAATACCGAGAGGCGACGAAAGGGGACAATCCTCCGGGTAGCGGCGCGACGGCCGGCAACGGGAAAACAGAGCCGCAAGGGGCTATATACGAGGATCAGCTGTTTGCTATCGCCGCGACTGCGTCAAGCGCGGCTGCCTCAGACACACCAGTCATATACAGCTACACGTCCACTGATCAAATGCAGTTCCAGCTTTCTTGA
- the LOC143374758 gene encoding uncharacterized protein LOC143374758, with protein MYAAAGGASIANRRKQKRLQLNKRVAEGTVPSRLKAVPASQHHYHQHQHQHHHHPNKFARTHVVPPSSTPQPQPPSSAFHPSIDRRRHVEKCQQVAPVSPIQFPISPPPLSLESPSSVTCAAKSNNFPFPPPSILDLRVSPSSSELQCGGGPGKAAWQGCSRPSPLPLSPMSPHGCRGDGYKTKQCEAHRRWMKRNRIRDASYCYGSSGEDDEEDGSSSAIRRRGEVSAAVNTVLYAGLGTTALGLVISFVGTGEKGFLSPELRLVGPSLLCAGLLCCLFRVLLCLCLCHCGQCRWRFCHVSSDKKEKARKTEARPAGPLPTASLLSPTQQQPQQIQQSAASSSGPGSSSTKAHELLLSPAQLPE; from the exons ATGTACGCAGCTGCGGGTGGCGCCAGTATAGCGAACAGGAGGAAGCAGAAACGGCTGCAGCTGAACAAACGCGTCGCCGAGGGCACGGTCCCGTCGCGGCTCAAGGCGGTTCCGGCTTCTCAGCACCACTACCACCAACACCAACACCAGCACCACCACCATCCGAACAAGTTCGCTCGTACGCACGTTGTTCCGCCATCTTCCACACCACAGCCACAACCACCGTCATCTGCATTCCATCCGAGCATCGATCGACGGCGTCATGTTGAGAAGTGTCAGCAAGTCGCACCTGTCTCTCCGATCCAATTCCCGATATCACCGCCGCCCCTGTCCCTTGAATCGCCCAGCTCGGTTACTTGCGCCGCCAAGTCCAATAACTTCCCGTTCCCACCACCATCGATCCTCGATCTCCGAGTCTCGCCATCTTCTTCGGAGCTACAG TGCGGTGGAGGACCCGGCAAAGCAGCATGGCAAGGATGCAGCCGACCTTCTCCCCTTCCTTTGTCTCCAATGTCACCTCATGGATGCCGAGGGGATGGCTACAAGACAAAGCAATGCGAGGCTCATCGACGATGGATGAAACGGAACAGG ATAAGAGACGCAAGCTATTGCTATGGAAGCAGCGGAGAAGATGACGAAGAAGATGGAAGCAGCAGCGCGATTCGCCGCAGAGGGGAAGTCAGCGCGGCAGTGAATACCGTACTTTATGCGGGGCTTGGGACTACAGCGCTCGGATTAGTTATCTCGTTTGTCGGCACTGGAGAAAAAGGATTCCTCAGTCCGGAATTAAGGCTGGTGGGTCCTTCGCTACTGTGCGCCGGTTTACTGTGTTGTCTATTTCGGGTGCTGCTCTGCCTCTGTCTATGCCATTGCGGCCAATGCCGCTGGCGGTTCTGCCATGTATCATCCGACAAGAAGGAGAAAGCGAGGAAAACGGAGGCGCGTCCGGCTGGACCATTGCCCACCGCTTCGCTTCTGTCGCCGACGCAGCAACAGCCGCAGCAAATACAGCAGTCGGCCGCGTCGTCCAGCGGCCCAGGGTCCTCGTCAACAAAAGCACACGAGCTCCTACTATCTCCTGCCCAACTACCAGAGTGA
- the LOC143374938 gene encoding ribosome biogenesis regulatory protein homolog, giving the protein MDIVKSILEDSNREKDPRKSTVVEKDVETDVGSLLALDYNTLDSKELRSQQEQYLKSLTRDNVQILINKIWELPTQRVEEVIVAKLPKPGYVLPRARQIPKPKALTKWQQFAKEKGIQSKKKGKSKLKWDDVLQKWIPTFGYKRSKAMEQKEWLVEVNDENKAMEDQFGVMKAAKQERQSKNELQRLRNIAKSKNIKVPRVGLPTKEHFPDSQQLSQAITVARTSTASVGKFQSRLPKEKDAKGIAKEVPGMKRKAESVPTNVHDEKKRNKDLADSILKSTTKVFREDFSAPKAKPAKPVKGKKGVKSRGRKAPKGGKGTRDMRLKVGGRKRR; this is encoded by the exons ATGGATATTGTAAAGTCGATTTTGGAGGACAGTAATCGGGAGAAGGATCCGCGTAAGTCCACGGTTGTGGAGAAAGACGTGGAAACAGACGTAGGAAGCCTTTTGGCATTAGATTATAATACACTGGATTCGAAAGAACTGAG GTCTCAGCAAGAGCAATACTTGAAGAGCTTAACGAGAGACAACGTGCAAATATTGATTAACAAAATCTGGGAGCTGCCGACGCAACGCGTCGAAGAAGTGATAGTGGCGAAATTACCAAAGCCTGGGTACGTGTTACCAAGAGCTCGCCAGATCCCAAAACCCAAAGCTTTGACAAAGTGGCAACAGTTCGCTAAAGAGAAGGGTATCCAGAGCAAAAAGAAAGGCAAATCTAAACTCAAATGGGATGACGTATTACAG AAATGGATACCTACGTTTGGTTACAAACGTAGTAAAGCTATGGAACAGAAGGAATGGCTGGTAGAAGTTAACGATGAGAACAAAGCCATGGAGGATCAGTTTGGAGTAATGAAAGCAGCGAAACAAGAAAGACAGTCTAAGAACGAGTTGCAAAGGCTACGTAATATTGCGAAATCGAAGAATATCAAGGTTCCGCGCGTAGGTCTCCCTACCAAGGAGCATTTCCCCGATTCGCAGCAGCTTTCTCAAGCTATTACTGTCGCGCGTACATCGACGGCGTCTGTTGGCAAATTCCAGAGCAG GTTACCGAAAGAAAAAGACGCGAAAGGCATCGCGAAAGAAGTACCAGGTATGAAAAGGAAGGCAGAAAGCGTCCCGACGAATGTGCACGATGAGAAGAAGCGCAACAAAGATCTGGCTGATAGCATTCTGAAAAGTACAACTAAAGTCTTCCGCGAGGACTTTTCTGCACCAAA AGCAAAACCTGCCAAGCCAGTAAAGGGCAAGAAGGGAGTGAAAAGCAGGGGGAGAAAGGCGCcgaaaggaggaaaaggaacgaGAGACATGCGGCTGAAAGTAGGAGGTCGAAAACGAAGATAG
- the Polr3h gene encoding RNA polymerase III subunit H — protein MFVLAELKDTVRIPPWDFKRKLNDAITDELNRKLANKVYLNVGLCIALHDIVTIEESYIFPGDGASHTKVIFRFIVFRPFMEEILIGKIRSCSVDGVHVTLGFFEDIVIPPHKLQHPSRFDQMEQVWVWEYDTGDGEKHDLFMDAGEIIRFRVVSETFTEALPTAPNVSGEGVEQSEAKNISPYTLGAAIDEPGLGLLTWWENS, from the exons ATGTTTGTTCTGGCGGAATTGAAAGACACAGTTAGGATACCACCATGGGActttaaacgaaaattaaatgATGCCATTACCGATGAACTTAATAGAAAACTGGCCAACAAG GTTTACCTCAACGTGGGTCTTTGCATTGCCCTCCACGACATCGTAACGATCGAGGAGTCGTACATCTTTCCTGGCGATGGGGCGTCTCACACcaaagtaatattccggttcaTTGTCTTCCGCCCTTTCATGGAAGAGATTCTAATAGGAAAGATTCGCAGCTGCAGCGTCGATGGCGTTCACG TCACATTGGGATTTTTCGAGGACATTGTGATCCCACCTCACAAGCTGCAGCATCCGTCAAGATTCGATCAAATGGAACAAGTTTGGGTCTGGGAGTACGATACGGGGGACGGTGAAAAGCACGATCTCTTTATGGACGCAG GAGAAATTATACGATTCAGGGTAGTCAGTGAAACTTTCACAGAGGCTTTGCCTACGGCTCCAAATGTGTCTGGAGAGGGTGTCGAGCAATCGGAAGCTAAGAACATATCCCCGTACACGTTAGGG GCTGCCATAGACGAACCGGGCCTCGGGTTACTCACGTGGTGGGAGAATTCGTAG